The genomic stretch CTCCCGAATCTCGCGCACTTCTTGAGACAGCCGCAGCCTTAGTGGACGCAGGCGACATAGATGGGCTCACCACGTTCATCGAGGGTGGCGGGGTCTCCCGGATCGCGCAGGGACTCTTCTTGGACCAATTTAGCTCAGTGATGACGGGCAAGAAGTTCTTTGAAGCGGCGGCAGGCGCGGAGATTCGCCATCTGATCGGGGTACTGGAGAGAAGTGGTCCCTACTACCGCGCTCAAGTACGCTTCAGTATGAGCGTGTATGTCGGAAAACGAGGAATCTTCGGAACATCTCTCTTCGCCAAAGAAATGTGGATGCCGCTTGGTGCTGACAGGGGAAGTGGGATATGGCATGAAGTTCCTGGACTGTATCTACGCGAAGGCGCAGCCAGAGCGGCTGCGTTTGACTTCACCAGATCACAATTCCTAAGGCAGGAGCGACTATGGCTCAGCCTCGGGAGAATAAAACGATAAGCTGAAGAATGAGACTAATTATATCGAGTGTCGTGGCGCTTCTCTGTTGTGGATGCGCAGGAGAAAAGAGCGAAGCGGAAATAATGAGATACGTCTTCTCAAGTCTCAGAGAGTTCTCAAGAGGGGACGCTTGCGAGGTCTTGAAGGCAATGACCGCTCTTTATGAAAAGTGTGAATGGGAATCGAAGAAGGCGGATTTTAGTGACTATGCAAGAGAGATTGTGCTTTTAGATATTGCTACTAGAGTCTGGATTGCCGCCGAATCGTGTGGCGACAAGATCGTCGAAGAAGAGTACAGACTGAAGTCTTTGGAGTGGCTCAGGTCCGCTGACGTTCTTGATCCGGAATCGTCCGATGAGGATTATGAGCATGCATTGAATGCGCGGCGCTCTCAAATTCTGAGGGACGAGAGTCCGGCGTGGTATGGGAGCCGCTAAAGTCACGTAGGGCGTCTCGCGCCACAGATCTCCGTTTCCGAAGCAACCACATCCTCGAACCCGAACCCGAAGCCGTGAACGATTTCTCACCCACAGGACGCAGGAAACACGTCAGGTCTCGACAAGTGACAAGAGAAGACGCAGACAAGACGTCAGGTCTCGACTATTGACAAGATTGACGGAACCGAGCCGCAAACCGAACCCGATGCACCTCCATCCGACCGGGACGAATCGCCCACACCGCCAGCACCTCGCTCCTGAATCCACCGTGTGGATACGGCGTCTCGTGCCACAGATCTCCGCTTCCCACTCAACCACATCCCCAAATCCGAAGCCGTGAACGATTTCTCACCCACACGCGCGGCCCGTCCGCCGGGACGCAGACAAGACGTCAGGTCTCGACTATTGACAAGAGTGACGAAACCGAGCCGCAAACCGAATCAGATGCACCTCCACCCGACCGGGACGAATCGTCCATACCGCCCGAACCCCGCCGCTGAGACCACCCTTTGGATATGGCGTCTCGCTTCACAGATCTCCGCTTCCCAATCCACCACATCCCCGAACTCGAAGCTGTGAACGATCTCTCACCCACACGTGCGGCCCGTCCGCCCGAATCGGCGACCGATCGCAGCCGCAACGTCTCGGTGCAACCCGTCCCCGCACGCTCCGAACCGAACCATTCCATGCCCGCCGCATTCATTCCAGGTCTCACGAGCAAGAGCCCCACACCCACCTGGATGCAGACGACCGCGGCCTGCTGCCTGCTCCTGCTCGTCGCCGGAACAGAGAGTGCCGCCGCCGACGCCCGTGACGACCGCGCAACCCCGATTTCTCCAACCGAAGAAACCCTGCGCCTAAAAGCAGGAAACACGTCAGGTCTCGACTATTGACAAGAGTGACGAAACCGAGCCGCAAACCGAACCCGATGCACTTCCATCTGACCGGGACGAATCGTCCACACCGTCCGAACCCCGCCGCTGAGACAACCCTTTGGATACGGCGTCTCGCGCCGCAGATCTCCGCTTCCGAAGCAACCACATCCCCGAACCCGAACCCGAAGCCGTGAACGATTTCTCACCCACACGCGCGGCCCGTCCGCCCGAATCGCCGACCGATCGCATCCGAAACGTCTCGGTGCAACCCGTCCCCGCACGCTCCGAACCGAACCATTCCATGCCCGCCGCATTCATTCCAGGCCTCACGAGCAAGAGCCCCGCACCCACCTGGATGCAGACGACCGCGGCCTGCTGCCTACTCCTGCTCCTCGCCGGAATCGAGGGCGCCGCCGCCGACGCCCGTGACGACCGCGCAACCCCGATTTCTCCAACCGAAGAAACCCTGCGCCTGAGGACCGAGCTGACGACCAGCGAACCAATCTCGGCGGTTCAAGCGTTCGAGTCTGAAATCGAGTGAGCGCGCCGAACACCAGACCCCGAAAGGCGCCGCGCCTGTCGCAAAGCCGTCGAAGCGGAAGCGAAGCTCTCGCGGCTTGTGCGATGGATCTGCGTGTTCGTGCCTCATCGCGGGCCGACGAGACCCAGGAAACACGTCAGGTCTCGACAATTGACAAGAGCGACGAAACCGAGCCGCAAACCGAGTCCGATGCACCTCCACCCGACCGGGACGAATCGACCACACCGCCTGCACCTCGCTCCTGAATCCACCCTGTGGATACGGCGTCTCGCGCCGCAGATCTCCGCTCCCGAAGCTACCACATCCCCGAGCCCGAACCCGAAGCCGTGAACGGTTTCTCACCCTCCCTTGCGGCTCGTCCGCCCGAATCGGCAACCGATCGCAGCCGCATCGTATCGGTGCAACCCGCCCCCGCACGCTCCGAACCCAACCATTCCATGCCCGCTGAATCCACCCCACACCTCGAGATCGCAGGAAACACGTCAGGTCTCGACTATTGACAAGAGTGACAAAACCGAGCCGCAAACCGAACCCGAAGCACTTCCATCTGACCGGGACGAATCGTCCATACCGCCCGAACCCCGCCGCTGAGACCACCCTTTGGATATGGCGTCTCGCGCCGCAGATCTCCGCTTCCCACTCAACCACATCCCCAAATCCGAAGCCGTGAACGATTTCTCACCCACACGCGCGGCCCGTCCGCCGGAAACGCCGACCGATCGCAGTCGCATCGTTTCGGTCAACCCGCCCCGTATGCTCCGCTCCGATCCATTGCATGTCCGCGGTAGTCGTGGCGGGAACTCGAGCGAGCGCCTCCGGGTGGACGGTGCTCGCGGAGGACGCTGGTTCAAACACGGGGCTTCTTGCGAAAGAAGCGCGAGAAGGGGTGTCGCGAGTCGCTGGATACGGTGGGCGCCGGTTTCGCCTTCGGATTCGAAGGTCGGACGGAGGGCTTCGTCGGAGCCGGACGCGGCTGGCGGGACGGGTTCGCCGCGACGGCGGCCCCGAGCCGTTTGCCGGAGTTGCCGCAGGGCGTCACGTGGGGAGGTGGTGTGACGTCGACCGTGGCGCGGCGTTCGTCGAGCAGTTTCGTCGCGAGGTTGCCGAGACCGAGTTTGTGGAGGCTCTTGCGCAGCGCGGACTTCATCTCGGGCTTGTACCAGAAGAAGAAGCTGCGTTGTTCCTGCTTCTCCTCCGGCGTGCGGGCGACGCAGACGGGTTCGTGGTTGTACGGGTGCACGCCGGTGGCGTAGATTTCGGTGGCGACCGTCATGGGCGTGGGAGTGAAGTCCTGCACCTGCTCCAGACGGAAGCCGAGGTCCTTGGTCTTCAGCGCAAGTTCGGCCATGTCCTCGGGACGTGATCCGGGGTGCGAGCTGATGAAGTAGGGGATGATCTGCGTCTGTGGTTTGCCGGCCTTTTTCGCGGCGCGATCAAACTTGGACTTGAATTTGTAGAAGAGGTCGAAGGTGGGTTTGCGCATGACGCGCAGGACGTGGTCGCTGGTGTGTTCGGGTGCGACCTTGAGGCGGCCGGAGACGTGGTGTTCGGCGAGTTCGTCGACGTAGCGTTCGTGACTGGCCTTGGCCTCGGGTGACGCACCTTTCTCGTGAAGGAACAGGTCGTAACGGATGCCGCTGGTGACGAAGGCGTGTTTCACCCCGTCGGTCTCACGGACGCTCTTGTAGATGTCGAGCAAGGCGGTGTGATCGGTGTCGAGATTGCGACATACGTCGGGCCAGATGCAACTCGGGCGAATGCACTCGTCGCAGATCCACTGCTCCTTGCCCTTCATCTTGTACATGTTGGCGGAGGGGCCGCCGAGGTCGCTGATCGTGCCGCGGAAGTCGGGCATCTGCTTGATCGACTCCACCTCGCGCAGGATCGACTCCTTGCTGCGACTGGCGACGAATTTGCCTTGGTGAGCGGAGATGGTGCAGAAGCTGCAGCCGCCGAAGCACCCGCGATGCATGTTGATCGAATGCTTGATCATCTCGTAGGCCGGGATGGGCCCACGTTTGCGGTACTTCGGGTGCGGGAGGCGCGTGTAGGGGAGGTCGAAACTGGAGTCGATTTGCTCCTCCGTCATGGTCGGGAAGGGCGGATTGACGACGAGGAGGCGGTCGCCGATTTGCTGGAAGAGTCGGCGGGCCTTCACGCGGTTGGACTCGGTCTCGATGTCCTTGAAGTTGGCGGCGTAGAGTTCGCGGTCGGCGGTGCAGGCTTCGTGCGAGTGGAGCGT from Opitutales bacterium ASA1 encodes the following:
- a CDS encoding YgiQ family radical SAM protein, which encodes MSSENRHKTILHREPVWDARRWLPTTREEVEARGWDQLDVVIVSGDAYVDHPAFGTAVIGRLLEREGLRVAIIAQPNWRDDLRDFKKLGAPRLFFGVTSGCMDSMVNRYTAAKRQRSEDAYTPGGEHGFRPDYATTVYSQILKRLFPDTPVMIGGIEASLRRVTHFDYWSDTLKPSILAESGADLLVYGMGELPLKQTVRLLAQGVPFSSLRTIPQTAVLLPANENAPKNKQWDDFTLHSHEACTADRELYAANFKDIETESNRVKARRLFQQIGDRLLVVNPPFPTMTEEQIDSSFDLPYTRLPHPKYRKRGPIPAYEMIKHSINMHRGCFGGCSFCTISAHQGKFVASRSKESILREVESIKQMPDFRGTISDLGGPSANMYKMKGKEQWICDECIRPSCIWPDVCRNLDTDHTALLDIYKSVRETDGVKHAFVTSGIRYDLFLHEKGASPEAKASHERYVDELAEHHVSGRLKVAPEHTSDHVLRVMRKPTFDLFYKFKSKFDRAAKKAGKPQTQIIPYFISSHPGSRPEDMAELALKTKDLGFRLEQVQDFTPTPMTVATEIYATGVHPYNHEPVCVARTPEEKQEQRSFFFWYKPEMKSALRKSLHKLGLGNLATKLLDERRATVDVTPPPHVTPCGNSGKRLGAAVAANPSRQPRPAPTKPSVRPSNPKAKPAPTVSSDSRHPFSRFFRKKPRV